The Anastrepha ludens isolate Willacy chromosome 2, idAnaLude1.1, whole genome shotgun sequence genome contains a region encoding:
- the LOC128864486 gene encoding HEAT repeat-containing protein 5B isoform X5 — MELSHSLTLNEGALKQLPEQKRPVFVFEWLRYLEKVLPVAQKSDIKGCQKKLVQQLTEHIHGSPGPPTRKLIASCLATLFSVGDTFMLFDTVNACNDILKNKDDSPSYLPTKLAAICVLGSMYEKLGRMMGRSYEETVQILIRTLRNAESQARAEIMITLEKVCAGMGTAISNVHKDIYKATKHCLTDRVMAVRVAAAKCVLEMINHAPFLYQTELESLASLCFRAFDGSNYEVRCAVAKLLGTLLAFTQQPPEGSNKKPGQSISTKNQARTVSLDEALGILMSGFLRGGVSFLKGTGEIIKGSSSVNREVRVGVTHSYVVFVQFMGSVWLERNLSTFLMHVLDLVANPKAASSHVDAVYSRKCINFILRSIIGKMLGEKAQTSACKELIHIVAKQMNSIDFNPENAKDSNQETLFSQHLLVCALQELGSLVLGLGTTAQSLLHDHTLNSIDATCAVLVHPCAAARLAAAWCLRCFCVAVPSQITPLIDRFVDAIEQMRSSPEAIAGYSAALASILGSVRYSPLGIPHTKGKVVFNTAEELLRSASQNSRMSLNRTQAGWLLIGAIMTLGSPVVKGLLPRMLLLWRNSFPRSNKELESEKARGDAFTWQVTLEGRAGALSVMHSFLLNCPDLVTEDITRRLLTPIESALAMLVNLSSVLKSYGTQLKAPAAMVRLRLYETLSLLPPNVLESSYTHLLRMLVAEFTLSENPANTTNSLLRALCHGDDSIILGTWLQETDHRTIEDQMEPNRRSDGEHLQPNSAAGSGALEHDHCCLYRPPIGGLVGTAAIVAVSNAHVNKVDQCPGPLPLGVAVIDMSVTLFGLIFPKVANKHRLQMLEHFAECIRQAKSSRQEAVQMNIFTAMLSGLKGLTDSKSGIGQEDVKKSATNLVVAALVSTNSTLRCAAGEAIGRMAQVVGDSRFTAELAQNSFDKLKSARDVVTRTGHSLALGCLHRYVGGMGSSHHLNTSVSILLALAQDISSPVVQVWSLYALALIADSGGPMFRGYVEATLSLCLKLLLAVPQSNVDVHQCIGRVLNALITTVGPELQSNNGVVGAMRSSFLCASAIMQAHTDPLVQAEATGCLQQLHLFGPKYVNLSSLVPTLVKTLSSNYLMLRKAAVSCLRQLSQREAKEVCELALTMTPEQCPGITITEYGLPGVLFAMLDTETDAEMLKNIHDTLTSMLQMLASDNLSSWLSLCKNVLTVAVEGTSLQDETSGIKNDAINSKSSGSNDNANRGERDDDDDEEEDYDDVTEYHAEENTSTHPAVQPRWPTRVFAAQCVRKIIATCEAANPIHLDLIQAKEMQMIKSRGDYLILHLAELIRMSFMAATSDSDQLRLEGLRTLQEIIDRFANVPEPEFPGHLLLEQFQAQVGAALRPAFSPDTPSHVTAAACEVCSAWIGSGVARDLNDLRRVHHLLVSSLDKLHTKTNSTQLYNESMATLEKLSILKAWAEVYIVAMIGNGSAPASLLQKKLTSSNAITPLTSGLDLDGADAAGGDFGDFESRGESLLNLVKPELGNLSTHWLAAMKDHALLLLPAEFQSQLPHDGGAFYTTDTINSSKPHYLSSWPPILYAASLWLKDEGFAAYANTSATGTDGAAYETNNNISHGSLSADRFHMVFGICMEALCSTRTSEKPKNVISCLQSLYTIFDSDWARKQLIKNKTLIIELCNVLHRQILTRDELLVQLLCMEILKQSIQAAKEDLQIKREQHLAQNKNNDNTDNAHLQTEIENLGEGGEGGEIVPGTSHVYAVLEVCLCVFVRQIPSMNPSVASKLSTIQFKQELAAKSSTSQSFFSILAEDNGMLVASGLQCVEELTALCSPKGALTILPTIVFMTTSIMREIANKSAIDTTILASTGAVQASLHTLKSVCTDRLAKHETVSADWMEILQSALATIIDMTKTAGDEEERKVDEVTMLLAIAVFILHTPASVVSAPSLQYPCINHFRQCMQSEHLSVKLKCIQTTRSIFAKADLKISTPYIHALAPRIIEGLYAETAKTPRTDMELQITLESILTVETLIELAEPQNRNLMQGIQMLTLLVPVLINYLAEPTKLRTLPKYQRQLHEQSLQWLMKIGPKYPQEFKALMGQTLELRQKLETAIRNQQQSINIANKASELQARGGMAKPQKPTIKLKTDFSNFQ; from the exons ATGGAACTATCTCATAGCCTAACTCTTAACGAGGGGGCGTTAAAACAATTGCCGGAACAAAAACGGCCGGTCTTCGTCTTCGAATGGCTGCGCTACTTGGAAAAAGTGCTGCCGGTTGCACAGAAATCGGACATAAAGGGTTGTCAAAAGAAGCTAGTCCAACAATTGACCGAACATATTCACGGATCACCAGGTCCGCCGACACGCAAATTAATAGCCAGCTGCTTGGCTACACTTTTCTCGGTTGGTGATACTTTTATGCTGTTCGATACGGTGAATGCTTGCAATGACATACTGAAGAACAAGGATGATTCACCTAGCTATTTACCAACAAAACT TGCCGCAATTTGTGTATTGGGTTCGATGTATGAAAAACTCGGTCGTATGATGGGTCGCTCCTATGAGGAAACGGTTCAAATTCTTATACGCACTTTGCGCAACGCTGAATCGCAGGCACGTGCCGAAATCATGATTACACTGGAAAAG GTTTGCGCAGGCATGGGGACCGCCATCTCGAACGTGCACAAGGATATTTACAAAGCGACAAAACATTGTCTCACAGATCGCGTGATGGCGGTACGTGTGGCGGCTGCCAAATGCGTGCTTGAGATGATCAATCACGCGCCTTTCCTCTATCAAACAGAGCTCGAGAGTTTGGCTTCGCTTTGTTTTCGCGCTTTTGACGGCAGCAATTATGAGGTGCGGTGTGCGGTAGCCAAATTGCTTGGCACGCTACTAGCCTTCACGCAACAACCGCCGGAGGGCTCAAACAAGAAACCAGGTCAATCCATATCTACAAAGAATCAAGCGCGTACTGTTTCATTGGACGAAGCTTTGGGCATATTAATGTCTGGCTTTTTACGTGGGGGTGTTTCATTTTTAAAGGGTACCGGCGAGATTATCAAAGGTAGTTCGAGCGTAAATCGTGAAGTGCGTGTTGGCGTCACACATTCGTATGTGGTGTTCGTACAGTTTATGGGCAGCGTCTGGCTGGAGCGAAATTTAAGCACTTTTCTAATGCATGTACTTGATTTGGTAGCAAATCCAAAAGCTGCCTCCTCACACGTCGATGCTGTGTATTCACGTAAATGTATCAACTTCATACTTCGTTCGATTATTGGTAAAATGCTTGGCGAAAAAGCACAGACATCAGCCTGCAAGGAGCTCATACACATTGTAGCTAAGCAAATGAATTCGATCGATTTCAATCCGGAGAATGCGAAGGATTCTAATCAAGAAACGCTTTTCAGTCAACACCTATTGGTATGCGCTCTCCAAGAATTGGGTTCGCTTGTGCTCGGTTTGGGCACCACAGCCCAGAGTTTGTTGCATGATCACACCCTGAACTCTATTGATGCGACTTGCGCAGTGCTCGTGCATCCATGCGCCGCAGCACGTTTAGCTGCTGCCTGGTGTTTGCGTTGTTTCTGTGTGGCGGTGCCGAGCCAAATCACGCCACTAATCGATCGTTTCGTCGACGCTATCGAGCAAATGCGTTCCTCACCTGAGGCAATAGCTGGTTACAGTGCAGCTTTGGCGTCAATTTTGGGCAGCGTACGTTACTCTCCGCTCGGCATTCCGCATACCAAAGGCAAAGTAGTATTCAATACGGCTGAGGAACTATTGCGCTCAGCATCCCAAAATAGTCGCATGTCCCTGAATCGTACACAAGCGGGTTGGCTGCTAATCGGTGCCATAATGACGCTTGGTTCACCGGTTGTTAAAGGCTTGTTACCACGTATGCTATTGTTATGGCGCAACTCTTTTCCGCGTTCCAATAAGGAGCTTGAATCGGAGAAAGCGCGCGGTGATGCTTTTACCTGGCAGGTAACTTTGGAGGGACGTGCTGGTGCACTCTCTGTGATGCACAGTTTCCTGCTAAATTGTCCAGATCTGGTGACAGAGGATATAACACGGCGCCTGCTCACTCCCATCGAGAGTGCGCTCGCCATGCTGGTGAA CCTCTCATCGGTTTTGAAAAGTTATGGCACGCAGTTGAAGGCGCCCGCAGCTATGGTGCGTTTGCGGCTATATGAGACGCTTTCTCTGCTGCCACCGAACGTATTGGAGTCATCGTATACACATCTGCTGCGCATGCTTGTAGCCGAGTTCACACTCTCTGAAAATCCAGCTAACACAACGAACTCTTTGTTACGTGCACTTTGTCATGGAGATGATTCTATTATTTTGGGCACTTGGCTGCAAGAGACAGATCATCGAACTATTGAGGACCAG ATGGAACCTAATCGTAGATCCGATGGCGAGCAT CTGCAGCCGAACAGCGCTGCCGGGTCGGGTGCGCTTGAGCATGATCATTGCTGCTTATATCGTCCACCAATCGGTGGCTTGGTGGGCACTGCCGCTATCGTCGCTGTCTCCAATGCACACGTAAACAAAGTCGATCAATGTCCTGGACCCTTGCCATTGGGCGTTGCTGTCATCGACATGTCCGTCACGCTGTTTGGTCTAATCTTTCCGAAAGTGGCTAATAAACATCGCCTGCAAATGCTGGAACATTTCGCCGAGTGTATACGTCAAGCGAAGAGTAGCCGTCAAGAAGCAGTACAGatgaatatttttactgcaatgcTGAGCGGTTTAAAGGGTCTTACCGACAGCAAGAGCGGCATTGGTCAGGAGGATGTAAAGAAGAGTGCTACGAATTTGGTTGTTGCCGCTTTGGTAAGCACCAATTCCACACTACGTTGCGCCGCCGGTGAAGCAATTGGACGCATGGCGCAAGTTGTAGGTGACTCGCGCTTTACCGCCGAATTGGCGCAAAATTCATTTGACAAATTGAAGTCGGCACGTGATGTTGTTACGCGCACTGGCCATTCACTTGCTTTGGGCTGCTTGCATCGCTACGTTGGCGGCATGGGCTCGTCACATCATTTGAACACCAGCGTTTCGATACTGTTGGCATTAGCGCAAGATATTTCGTCACCGGTGGTGCAGGTTTGGTCGCTGTACGCATTGGCGCTCATCGCTGACTCTGGCGGGCCAATGTTTCGTGGTTATGTGGAGGCAACATTATCATTGTGTTTGAAGTTATTGCTCGCTGTGCCGCAGTCCAATGTCGATGTGCACCAGTGCATCGGCCGTGTTTTAAATGCACTCATTACAACCGTGGGCCCAGAATTGCAG AGCAACAACGGCGTCGTTGGAGCCATGCGTTCATCTTTCCTGTGTGCGTCTGCCATTATGCAAGCACATACCGATCCACTTGTGCAGGCCGAGGCAACCGGTTGTTTGCAGCAGTTGCATCTCTTCGGTCCGAAATATGTTAATTTGAGTTCACTGGTGCCAACCTTGGTCAAAACGCTCTCGAGTAACTACTTAATGCTGCGTAAAGCAGCTGTATCTTGTCTGCGCCAGTTGTCGCAGCGCGAGGCTAAAGAAGTGTGCGAACTGGCGCTTACCATGACGCCGGAGCAATGTCCTGGCATTACAATCACTGAGTATGGGCTTCCGGGCGTACTCTTTGCAATGCTAGATACCGAAACCGATGCGGAAATGTTGAAGAATATACATGACACATTAACGTCCATGCTACAGATGTTGGCTTCCGATAATTTAAGCTCGTGGTTGAGTTtgtgtaaaaatgtattaacaGTAGCCGTTGAGGGTACCTCACTACAGGACGAGACGAGTGGCATAAAGAACGATGCTATTAATAGCAAGTCCAGCGGTAGTAATGACAACGCAAATAGAGGTGAAcgcgatgatgatgacgatgaggAAGAAGATTATGATGACGTAACCGAGTACCATGCTGAGGAGAATACCTCTACACATCCGGCAGTACAGCCGCGATGGCCGACGCGCGTTTTTGCAGCGCAGTGCGTCCGTAAAATCATAGCCACTTGTGAAGCGGCCAATCCAATACATCTGGACTTGATACAGGCTAAGGAGATGCAAATGATAAAATCACGTGGCGACTATCTGATATTACATCTTGCAGAGTTAATACGCATGTCATTCATGGCAGCCACATCGGACTCTGATCAACTGAGATTGGAGGGTTTACGCACTTTGCAAGAGATAATCGATCGATTCGCGAATGTGCCAGAACCAGAATTCCCAGGGCATTTGCTGCTAGAACAGTTCCAGGCGCAG GTTGGCGCCGCACTACGTCCCGCTTTCTCACCGGACACTCCTTCCCATGTTACTGCGGCCGCTTGTGAAGTTTGTTCTGCTTGGATTGGTTCTGGTGTTGCACGAGACCTTAACGATCTTCGTCGTGTACACCATTTACTGGTATCTTCCCTAGACAAACTGCACACAAAAACTAACAGCACCCAATTATACAATGAATCCATGGCAACGTTGGAGAAGTTGAGTATTCTAAAAGCTTGGGCTGAGGTGTACATTGTTGCAATGATCGGCAATGGTTCTGCGCCTGCTTCCTTGCTGCAAAAAAAACTCACATCGTCGAACGCTATAACACCTCTTACAAGTGGTCTGGATTTGGATGGCGCTGATGCGGCCGGCGGCGATTTTGGCGATTTTGAAAGCCGCGGAGAAAGTCTACTCAATTTGGTTAAACCAGAGCTGGGCAATTTGTCCACACATTGGCTAGCGGCAATGAAAGATCACGCgcttttgctattgcctgcGGAATTCCAAAGTCAATTGCCGCATGATGGGGGCGCCTTTTATACTACAGATACCATCAACTCGTCTAAACCACATTATTTGTCATCGTGGCCGCCCATTCTGTATGCAGCTTCGTTGTGGCTGAAGGACGAAGGATTTGCCGCGTACGCAAATACAAGTGCAACAGGTACTGATGGTGCCGCCTACGAAACCAACAATAACATTTCACACGGTTCACTCTCGGCCGATCGTTTTCACATGGTTTTCGGCATTTGCATGGAGGCCTTGTGTAGCACACGTACCTCGGAAAAACCGAAGAATGTCATTAGTTGCTTACAATCACTTTACACGATCTTTGATTCCGACTGGGCGCGCAAACAGTTGATTAAGAACAAAACGTTGATCATTGAACTGTGCAACGTTTTGCACCGTCAGATTTTGACACGTGATGAGCTGCTGGTACAGCTACTCTGCATGGAAATACTAAAACAGTCAATACAAGCGGCCAAGGAAGATCTACAAATAAAACGTGAACAACATCttgctcaaaataaaaataatgacaaCACCGACAATGCGCATCTGCAGACAGAAATCGAGAATTTGGGAGAAGGCGGTGAAGGAGGTGAGATTGTGCCCGGCACCTCACACGTCTATGCCGTACTGGAGGTGTGTCTTTGTGTATTTGTAAGACAAATACCCTCGATGAATCCGAGTGTGGCCAGCAAGCTCAGCACAATTCAATTCAAGCAGGAACTGGCCGCCAAAAGCAGCACATCACAATCCTTCTTCTCCATATTGGCTGAGGATAATGGTATGCTAGTTGCTAGTGGCTTGCAATGTGTCGAAGAACTAACAGCACTGTGCTCACCAAAAGGTGCACTAACAATTTTGCCAACCATCGTCTTCATGACCACATCGATAATGCGCGAAATCGCCAACAAATCGGCCATCGACACCACAATACTCGCAAGCACGGGCGCCGTACAGGCGTCTCTGCATACGCTCAAATCAGTGTGCACCGATCGCTTGGCGAAGCACGAGACAGTTTCCGCTGACTGGATGGAAATATTGCAAAGCGCTTTAGCCACTATTATCGATATGACAAAAACTGCGGGTGATGAGGAAGAGCGCAAGGTGGATGAGGTGACCATGTTATTGGCCATTGCCGTATTCATACTGCATACACCTGCGTCGGTGGTTTCTGCACCATCACTACAATATCCATGTATTAATCACTTCCGACAGTGCATGCAGTCGGAGCATTTGTCTGTGAAACTGAAATGCATACAAACTACACGTTCGATTTTCGCCAAAGCTGATCTTAAGATATCCACACCGTACATACACGCGCTTGCGCCACGCATCATCGAGGGTTTGTATGCAGAAACGGCAAAAACGCCACGCACCGACATGGAGCTGCAGATAACTCTCGAAAGTATACTAACTGTGGAGACGTTGATAGAATTGGCGGAACCGCAAAATC GAAACTTGATGCAAG GCATACAAATGTTAACACTACTTGTTCCTGTACTCATAAACTATTTGGCCGAACCAACAAAGCTGCGAACATTACCGAAATACCAGCGCCAGTTGCATGAGCAATCCCTCCAGTGGTTAATGAAGATCGGTCCCAAATACCCGCAAGAGTTCAAGGCATTAATGGGCCAAACGCTGGAGCTGCGTCAGAAACTCGAAACGGCCATACGCAATCAACAGCAGTCAATTAATATCGCCAATAAAGCAAGCGAATTACAGGCGCGCGGCGGTATGGCCAAGCCGCAGAAGCCAACCATTAAATTGAAGACGGACTTCAGCAATTTCCAGTAA